From the Streptomyces sp. NBC_00390 genome, the window CTCGCACATCCTGCTGTCGCCCCCGGAGCACACCCCACGGAGGATCCCCCGCAACACTGAGGGGATGAGACGGCGAGCCTCGGGTACGCGTGCGGCACACACCCACACACGACAGGAGGAGACCCTCATGAAGCGTCCCCGCCAGCACGGCAAGCCCCACCTCAGCGCTCACGAAGAGGTGACGCGTGAGATCAGGGACGCCGAACCGGACGTGGTGGAGCGCCGCCGCGCCGAGAGCGTGTCAGGCGGTCTCACCGTGGGCGGAACCGCCCAGGAGAACACGCGCACGGGCGACACCGAGGGCCGGTAACCGGCCGCCGGGGGCGCCGCCTCCCCGGGTCTCACAAGGCGAGAGTGTCGTCGTGAGAGCCGGCATTCGAGGCGGGTGCGGTCGGTCGCATCGCGGCGTTGCGGGCGGTGCCGTGCCATTCGAGGAAGACGACGGTGGCGTCGTCGGACAAGTGGTTCTCATGGTGCTGCAGCACCGCGCGCATGAGGCGGCGCAGCGTCTCGGGGACCGGCAGTCCGTCGGCCTGGTGGCGGACGATGAAGTCGACGAACCTGTCCAGTCCGAATTCGCGGCCCAGCGCGTCGCGGGCTTCGGTGATGCCGTCGGTGTACAGCAGCAGGCGGTCGCCCGGCTCCAGATGCTCCTGGCGGACGATGGCAGGCAGGCCGAGGTCTGTTCCCATCGGGTGGGTGGGTGGACAGTGCAGTGTGGTGACCCACCGACCCCCACGGATCACGACCGGTGGCAGGTGCCCGCAATTGATCCAGCTCAGCTCTCCGGTGCGGCTGTCGAGGTCGGCGAGGATGCCGGTGGCGTAGCGGTCGTGATGGAACTCGTTCAGCAGCGTCTGCTCGATGGCGCGAGCGGTGCTGATGAGGTCATGGCCTTCCCGCCGTTGGGCGCGGCAGGTCGCCACAGCGAGGTTTGCGGTGAGCCCGGCTGCTCTGTCGTGTCCCATGGCATCGAAGATGGCCAGGTGCACCGTGTCCGCGTCGGTCGCGTAGTCGAAGGCGTCACCGGCGACCTTGTAGGCCGGCTCCATCGCGGCACCGAGCGCGATCTGCTCATTGGCGAACGCCAGCGGCGGCATCAGCTTCCACTGCATCTCCGCGGCGACATTCATCGTTTCCGTACGCACCAGGCGGGCGTGAGCGTCGCTGAACGGCTGTTTGCTGACCATCAGCAATGCCGTGAGCGACGACAGATGCATCAGCGTGGCACGTGCCTGCTCCTCAGGTGTGCCCTCGGCGACATCCGCCCGCAGCACTCCCAGCCGCTGCGTTCCGTCCAGCACCGGAACCCAGTACCGGGTGCGGCCCGACTCTGCGACCGGGGACGAAAGGATGCGCGTCTCACGGAAGGCCACCCCGGGCAGCGTGGACTCCACGGCGAACTCCTCGCCGCCTTCGCCTGCGTCGAGGCCGCGGCCGGTGAGTTCCCGTAGCACCAGCTGGCGCAGATCGGTGACGAAGACACGGGCGCCGTATGCGCCCACCAGCTCGGCCTGCCGGGCCAGCAGGCCGGGCAGTTGCTCGATGCCTGTCAGATGGCCCGCCTGCAGGATGCCGGTGAGGCACCGCAGGACGCTCTCCGTGTCTGCCATGGCCTTCCGTTCCAGCGCCGGGACGGCTGCCCGCTCGACGACGGTGTTCGTCGGGCGCGCTCGTCACCCAGCCTAGGTTGCGCCGTACGCCGACGCCCGGCCGTCCTGCGCCGGTCGGATCGAATCCGGGGCAGTCCTGGACGCCGGCGCGGAGGAGAACGGCGACGGAGACGGTCTTGTAATGCACATGGTCCGTGGATCACCATGGCGCGTGCCTCACGATCCGCTCACAAGGCGCTCACAGGGCACTCACAGCACACGTATGCATGCACCTCCACCTGGCGCACACGACGCATGAGGAGAGACTACGTGGCACGAAGAAGCAGACCGTTACGAGCGGCGCTCGCTGCCCTCACCGCCATACTGCTGTTACCCCTCGGCGCAGGTGTCGCGGCCGCCGCGCCCGAGCCGCCGCCCACACTGAGCCCGGCCGAGCGGAAGATCGAACCCGCACTGCGGGTCCAGCTCGACGAGGGCAAGGCCGCCTTCTGGGTCTACCTCGACAGCGCCGCCGACCTCAGCGCCGCCGCACGGCAGAGCAGCAAGGCAGGCAAGGGCGAAGCCGTCTTCCGGGCAAAAACGGAGCACGCCGCCCGTACCCAGGCAGGACTGATCAAGGCCCTGGACGGGGTCAAGGCCGAGTACACCTCGTACTGGATCGTCAACGCGCTGCGCGTCGTCGGCACCGAGAAGCTCGCCGGCACCCTTGCCCAGCGGCCCGAGGTCGCCCGTATCGACGCCGACGACAAGGTGACCATCCCCAAGCCCGCCAAGGGCGACCGGGAGGGTGCCGTGGACGCCGTCGAGTGGAACATCGACCGCATCAAGGCCCCCCAGGTGTGGGACCAGTTCGGTGTCCGCGGCGAGGGCATGGTCGTCGCGAACATCGACAGCGGAGTGGACCACCAGCATCCGGCCGTCCGTGGGCAGTACCGCGGTCTCGGTGCCGGGGGAGCGTACGACCACAACTACAACTGGTTCGACCCGGCCGGGGTGTGCGCCGGGGCCGCGCCCTGCGACAACAACGACCACGGCACCCACACCATGGGCACGATGGTCGGTGACGACGGCGGCGCCAACAAGATCGGAGTCGCACCCGGCGCCAAGTGGATCGCCGCCAAGGGCTGCGAGACCAGCTCCTGCTCCGAGGCATCCCTGCTCGCCTCCGGACAGTGGATCGTCGCGCCCACCGATCTGAACCGCCAGAACCCGCGTCCCGATCTCGCGCCGCACATCGTGAACAACTCGTGGGGCAGTTCGGTGCACGACGACTGGTACCAGCAGATCGTCGACACCTGGCGCGCCGCGGGTATCTTCCCTGCCTTCTCCAACGGCAACTCCGGGCCCTCCTGCGCCACCAGCGGTTCCCCCGGCGACTACACCGCGTCGTACAGCTCCGGCGCCTTCGACATCAACAACACGATCGCGTCGTTCTCCTCGCGCGGTGCGGGGCCCGGCGGCACGATCAAGCCGAATATCGCCGCCCCTGGCGTCAACGTCCGCTCCTCCGTGCGCAACGGCGGATACGGGTCGTTCTCCGGTACGTCGATGGCCTCACCGCACACCGCCGCCACCGTGGCCCTGATGTGGTCCGCCGCGCCCGCCCTCGAAGGCGACATCGCCCAGACCGAGGCCCTGCTGGACGGCACCGCGGTCGACACCGACAACACCACCTGTGGCGGCACCGCCGCCGACAACAACGTGTTCGGCGAGGGCCGGCTCGATGCGCTCGCAGCGGTCCAGGCCGCACCGCGCGGCGCGGTCGGCGCGCTGACCGGCACCGTCCGCTCCGGCGGGGAACCGGTGGCCGGAGCGAGGATCACCGCCGACGGCCCCTCCGACCGCACCGCCACGACGGCTGCCGACGGCAGCTACAGCTTCCCGGCACTGTCGGTCGGCGACTACACACTGACGGCCGGCAAGTTCGGCTACGGACAGGAGTCCGCGACTGCGTCCGTCACCGAAGGAACCACCGCCACCAGCGACTTCACACTGACGCAGGCGCCTTCCGCGAAGGTCACCGGCACCGTCTCCTCCTCCGCGGGCCCCGTCGCCGGCGCGGCCGTGACCGTCGCCGACACCCCGGTGACCGCCACCACCGACGAACAGGGCCGCTTCGAAGCCACCCTGCCGCTCGGTACATACGACATACGGGCCACCCACTCGTCCCGCTGCGTCACCCCGGGCAGCACCCGTGTGACACTCACCGCCGACACCACGGCGGCCGTGACCCTCCCCGACCGCATCGACACCTACGGCTACGCGTGCGCCGCGGCGGACCGCACCTATGTGCCCGGCGACCGGCAGCTCGCGCTGACCGGTGACAACACCACCGAACGCGTCGATCTGCCGTTCTCCGTACCCCTGTACGGCAAGACGTACGGCACGGCATACGTCGGCACCAACGGCACCGTCAGCTTCGGCGGCGCGCACACCGGCGACGTCAACGGCGACATCCCGAGCACCGGCACGCCCAACGCAGCGCTCTACCCGTTCTGGGACGATCTGATGGTCGGCGCGCCCGGCACCGGCTCAGGTGTCTTCACCGCTGTCACCGGCTCCGCGCCCCACCGCTCCTTCGTCATCGAGTGGCGCCAGGTGTCCCACTGGTCCGCGCAGAACGACACGTTCTCCTTCTCCGCCGTGATCGGCGAGGACGGGCGGGTGTCCTACCACTACAAGGACACCACCGGAACCGGCCTGAAAGCCGGGTCCAGTGCCACGATCGGCGTGGAGAACGCCACCGGCACGGACGCCTTGCGCTACTCGTTCAACAGCGCCGTGCTGGGCGACGGGCTGTCGGTGGCCTTCCGCACCACCAAGAGCGGCGTGGTGGCCGGCCGGGTGCTCGACGCCAACGACGGCAAGGGCGTCGAAGGGGCAACGGTCACCGTGGGCGCCGGGAGTTCGGCGGTCACCGCCACGACGGCCGCCGACGGCGGGTACGTCGTCCAGAGTCCGTCCGGCGAGCAGCAGGTGTCGCTGACCGCCCCCGCGTACCAGTCCGCGCAGAGCACGGTGCAGGTCACGGCGGGTGAGGTCAGCGGCGTCACGCAGTCCCTCAGGACCGGCAAGGTCACAGCATCCCGCCCGTCCCTGGACGTGGTGGCGCCACCACAGCAGCGGCGGACGCGTACGTTCGACCTCACCAACCCGGGCTTCGGCACGGCGTTCACGGTGACGGAGGACGCGCCGTGGCTGACGGCGACCCCGGCGGGCGGTGACCTTCCGACCGGGGCGAAGGTGCCGGTCACCCTCACCGTCGACACCACCGGCATGGAGCCCGGCACGGTCCTGACGGCCGATGTGAAGATCACCTCGGTGAGCGGGCGCAGTCCCGTTCTGACCGTACCGGTGAAGATGATCGTGCCCCGCTACCAGATGGCGCTCGACTCGGGCGCCGGCGCCGGCAGCGTGGACGCCGCGGGCGACGCCTGGTCACCGGACCGCAGGTACTCGGCCGGTTCGTACGGCTACCAGGGCAACTCCGGTACCAGGTCCACCAGCCGTACGATCGCGGGCACGAACGAGCAGAAGCTGTACCGCAGCGCCCGCGAGGGCATGTACGAGTACCGCTTCGACAATGTGCCGAACGGGGTCTACACGGTGGAGCTCGGCTTCGCCGAACTGTCCTCGACGAGGCCGAACAAGCGCGTCTTCGATGTGCTCGCCGAGGGCGCCGAGGTGCTGCCCGCCCTCGACATCGCGCTGGAGGCGGGCAGTTACACCGCCCTGACGCGCACGTACACGGTCACCGTCACCGACGGGACCCTGAACGTACGCTTCGCAGCCCGCGGCGGGTACGGAAAGCCCCTGCTCAACAGCCTTCGGGTGACCGAGCGGCCCGACAAGAGCTGACCGTACGCACGCACTCACAGGGCGGGGCGCCCCGCGGCGCCCCGCCCTACCCCCCGCCGCCGGCGTTCTGCGGGTGTGTGAGGTTCACGCCGGTGCGCGGGTCGAACAGGTGCATCCGGGATGTGTCGACCCACAGTTCGGCCGGTGCCCCTTCACGGATCCGTGTGGCGGCGCTGAGGCGGGTGACGATCTGGTGTTCGGTGGTCCCGGTGTCGAAGACGCCGGAGTCTGCGGCGAGTTCTTCCAGTTCCGTGGTCGTGGTGGGCCGCCAGGCGGTCTCGGTGAAGTAGGCGTACACATCCGATCCGAGTGACTCGACCACGTCCACGGTGGTGGTGAAAGCGGTGCCCGTGCGGCCAGGGTCGACCAGTGCGGCATCCTCGAAGGCCTCGGGGCGCAGCCCCACGATCAGATCCCGGGGGGCGCCCTGCGACTCGAGCTGCCTCAGTGTCCGTGCCTCCGGCGCGAGTTCGCCGACGGACGTGCGCACGGTGTTCTCCTCCAGCGTCGCGTTCAGGAAGTTCATGGCGGGGGAGCCGATGAAACCTGCGACGAACAGATTGCGCGGCTCGTCGTAGAGATGCTGCGGTGTGCCGACCTGCTGGACGACGCCGCCTCGCATGACGACGACGCGGTCGCCGAGCGTCATCGCCTCCGTCTGGTCGTGGGTGACGTAGACGGTGGTGGTGCCGAGGCGCTGCTGGAGACGGGAGATCTGGGTGCGCATCTGCACCCGGAGTTTGGCGTCGAGATTGGACAGCGGCTCGTCCATCAGGAAGGCCTTGGGGTCGCGGACGATGGCCCTGCCCATCGCCACGCGCTGGCGCTGTCCGCCGGACAGGTTCGCCGGCTTGCGTTCCAGATGCTCGGTCAGATCGAGGATCCGCGCGGCTTCGTCGACCTTGGTGCGGATGACGGCCTTGTCGACCTTGGCCAGGCGCAGGGCGAAGCCCATGTTGTCGCGCACGCTCATGTGCGGGTACAGGGCGTAGCTCTGGAACACCATGGCGATGTCACGGTCCTTGGGCGCCTTGTCGTTGACGACCTGACCGCCGATGCGCAGGGTTCCTTCGGTGATTTCCTCGAGTCCGGCGATCATGTTGAGCGTGGTGGACTTGCCGCATCCGGAGGGTCCGACCAGGATGACGAACTCCCCGTCCCCGACGGTGAGGTCGACGTCGCGGACCGCCAGGGCACCGTCGGGGTATCGCTTGGTGACGCCCTCGAGAACGATCTCGGCCACGGTCAGTGCTCCTTGTGCTGAGGACCGGCCAGGCCGGTCAGCCCTTGACGGCCCCGGAGGTGAGTCCGGCGACGATGCGCCGCTGGAACAGCAGCACGAAGACGATGATCGGAACGGTGATGACGACCGCGGCGGCGGCGATCGAACCGGTGGGCTGGGCGAACTGGCTGCTGCCGGTGAAGAACGCGATGGCCGCCGGGACGGTGCGGGCCGCGGTGGTCGAGGTCAGCGAGATCGCGAACAGGAAGTCGTTCCAGCAGAAGATGAAGACCAGAATTGCCGTGGTGAACACACCGGGCGCCGCCAGCGGGGCGATCACCAGCCGGAACGCCTGGGCGGGGGTAGCGCCGTCGACCTTGGCCGCCTTCTCCAGATCCCAGGGAATCTCCCGGAAGAACGCCGAGAGCGTGTAGATCGCGAGCGGGAGGGAGAAGGTCATGTACGGGATGATGAGACCCGGCCAGGTGTCGAAGAGGCCCAGGATCCGCTCGAGGTTGAACAGCGGGGAGACCAGCGAGATCGGCGGGAACATCGCGATCAGCAGGGACATCCCGATCAGCAGCCCCTTGCCGGGGAA encodes:
- a CDS encoding ABC transporter ATP-binding protein: MAEIVLEGVTKRYPDGALAVRDVDLTVGDGEFVILVGPSGCGKSTTLNMIAGLEEITEGTLRIGGQVVNDKAPKDRDIAMVFQSYALYPHMSVRDNMGFALRLAKVDKAVIRTKVDEAARILDLTEHLERKPANLSGGQRQRVAMGRAIVRDPKAFLMDEPLSNLDAKLRVQMRTQISRLQQRLGTTTVYVTHDQTEAMTLGDRVVVMRGGVVQQVGTPQHLYDEPRNLFVAGFIGSPAMNFLNATLEENTVRTSVGELAPEARTLRQLESQGAPRDLIVGLRPEAFEDAALVDPGRTGTAFTTTVDVVESLGSDVYAYFTETAWRPTTTTELEELAADSGVFDTGTTEHQIVTRLSAATRIREGAPAELWVDTSRMHLFDPRTGVNLTHPQNAGGGG
- a CDS encoding S8 family serine peptidase, with the translated sequence MARRSRPLRAALAALTAILLLPLGAGVAAAAPEPPPTLSPAERKIEPALRVQLDEGKAAFWVYLDSAADLSAAARQSSKAGKGEAVFRAKTEHAARTQAGLIKALDGVKAEYTSYWIVNALRVVGTEKLAGTLAQRPEVARIDADDKVTIPKPAKGDREGAVDAVEWNIDRIKAPQVWDQFGVRGEGMVVANIDSGVDHQHPAVRGQYRGLGAGGAYDHNYNWFDPAGVCAGAAPCDNNDHGTHTMGTMVGDDGGANKIGVAPGAKWIAAKGCETSSCSEASLLASGQWIVAPTDLNRQNPRPDLAPHIVNNSWGSSVHDDWYQQIVDTWRAAGIFPAFSNGNSGPSCATSGSPGDYTASYSSGAFDINNTIASFSSRGAGPGGTIKPNIAAPGVNVRSSVRNGGYGSFSGTSMASPHTAATVALMWSAAPALEGDIAQTEALLDGTAVDTDNTTCGGTAADNNVFGEGRLDALAAVQAAPRGAVGALTGTVRSGGEPVAGARITADGPSDRTATTAADGSYSFPALSVGDYTLTAGKFGYGQESATASVTEGTTATSDFTLTQAPSAKVTGTVSSSAGPVAGAAVTVADTPVTATTDEQGRFEATLPLGTYDIRATHSSRCVTPGSTRVTLTADTTAAVTLPDRIDTYGYACAAADRTYVPGDRQLALTGDNTTERVDLPFSVPLYGKTYGTAYVGTNGTVSFGGAHTGDVNGDIPSTGTPNAALYPFWDDLMVGAPGTGSGVFTAVTGSAPHRSFVIEWRQVSHWSAQNDTFSFSAVIGEDGRVSYHYKDTTGTGLKAGSSATIGVENATGTDALRYSFNSAVLGDGLSVAFRTTKSGVVAGRVLDANDGKGVEGATVTVGAGSSAVTATTAADGGYVVQSPSGEQQVSLTAPAYQSAQSTVQVTAGEVSGVTQSLRTGKVTASRPSLDVVAPPQQRRTRTFDLTNPGFGTAFTVTEDAPWLTATPAGGDLPTGAKVPVTLTVDTTGMEPGTVLTADVKITSVSGRSPVLTVPVKMIVPRYQMALDSGAGAGSVDAAGDAWSPDRRYSAGSYGYQGNSGTRSTSRTIAGTNEQKLYRSAREGMYEYRFDNVPNGVYTVELGFAELSSTRPNKRVFDVLAEGAEVLPALDIALEAGSYTALTRTYTVTVTDGTLNVRFAARGGYGKPLLNSLRVTERPDKS
- a CDS encoding PP2C family protein-serine/threonine phosphatase, which translates into the protein MADTESVLRCLTGILQAGHLTGIEQLPGLLARQAELVGAYGARVFVTDLRQLVLRELTGRGLDAGEGGEEFAVESTLPGVAFRETRILSSPVAESGRTRYWVPVLDGTQRLGVLRADVAEGTPEEQARATLMHLSSLTALLMVSKQPFSDAHARLVRTETMNVAAEMQWKLMPPLAFANEQIALGAAMEPAYKVAGDAFDYATDADTVHLAIFDAMGHDRAAGLTANLAVATCRAQRREGHDLISTARAIEQTLLNEFHHDRYATGILADLDSRTGELSWINCGHLPPVVIRGGRWVTTLHCPPTHPMGTDLGLPAIVRQEHLEPGDRLLLYTDGITEARDALGREFGLDRFVDFIVRHQADGLPVPETLRRLMRAVLQHHENHLSDDATVVFLEWHGTARNAAMRPTAPASNAGSHDDTLAL
- a CDS encoding carbohydrate ABC transporter permease, whose protein sequence is MARAGERHVTGWTVANVVVIAYALFPVLWIASLSFKDPSTLTDGNFIPSKWTWDNYRGIFQTSEFTRALINSVGIALIATAIAVVLGTLAAYAVARLRFPGKGLLIGMSLLIAMFPPISLVSPLFNLERILGLFDTWPGLIIPYMTFSLPLAIYTLSAFFREIPWDLEKAAKVDGATPAQAFRLVIAPLAAPGVFTTAILVFIFCWNDFLFAISLTSTTAARTVPAAIAFFTGSSQFAQPTGSIAAAAVVITVPIIVFVLLFQRRIVAGLTSGAVKG